Proteins found in one Synechococcus sp. LA31 genomic segment:
- a CDS encoding NAD(P)H-quinone oxidoreductase subunit 5 codes for MPSPAELAWLIPVLPLIGAAIVGLGLISFNRTVNRLRKPVALLLITSVGAAAVLSYAVLAQQLAGAGPTEVLFNWASAGAFTLEMGFRVDALGAVMLALVTTIAVLVMVYSDGYMAHDKGYVRFFTYLALFSSSMLGLVISPNLLQIYVFWELVGMCSYLLVGFWYDRDGAANAAQKAFVVNRVGDFGLLLGILGLFWATGSFGFEQVGSGLQTAIANGSVSNGVAVLLCLLVFMGPMAKSAQFPLHVWLPDAMEGPTPISALIHAATMVAAGVFLVARLQPVYVPFPEVQVVIAVIGTITLFLGASIALTQMDLKKGLAYSTVSQLGYMMLAMGCGAPVAGMFHLVTHAFFKAMLFLGSGSVIHAMEEVVGHEAVLAQDMRLMGGLRKHMPITSSTFFIGCLAISGIPPLAGFWSKDEILGQAFGSFPVLWAAGFITAGMTAFYMFRLYFLTFEGSFRGNDKAMQAQLMAAAGKSAEDHGDDHGHAHAEHPHESGWQMAMPLAVLAVPSVLVGLLGVPWNSRFGFLLDPHEAAEVAEHFSWGEFLPLAGASVAVSLVGITVAVLAYALRRIDLGTAVAGRFPTINAFLANKWYLDAINDKLFVQGTRKLARSVLEVDSKVVDGVVNLTGLVTLGSGEGLKYFETGRAQFYALIVFGGVIALVVLFGVLG; via the coding sequence ATGCCCTCGCCCGCCGAACTCGCCTGGCTGATTCCGGTGCTGCCCTTGATCGGGGCGGCGATTGTGGGTCTTGGCCTGATCAGCTTTAACCGCACCGTGAATCGGTTGCGCAAGCCGGTAGCGCTGCTGCTGATCACCAGTGTGGGCGCGGCCGCTGTGCTCAGTTACGCCGTGCTGGCCCAACAGCTGGCTGGAGCGGGCCCCACCGAAGTGCTGTTCAACTGGGCCAGCGCCGGGGCCTTCACCCTGGAGATGGGATTCCGCGTGGATGCCCTTGGCGCTGTGATGCTGGCGCTGGTCACCACCATCGCGGTGCTGGTGATGGTGTATTCGGATGGCTACATGGCCCACGACAAGGGCTATGTGCGCTTTTTCACTTACCTGGCCCTCTTCAGCAGTTCGATGCTGGGCCTGGTGATCAGTCCCAACCTGCTCCAGATCTACGTGTTCTGGGAGCTGGTGGGCATGTGCTCCTACCTACTGGTGGGCTTCTGGTACGACCGTGATGGCGCCGCCAATGCCGCCCAGAAGGCTTTTGTGGTGAACCGGGTGGGCGACTTCGGCCTGCTGCTTGGCATCCTCGGTCTGTTCTGGGCAACCGGCAGCTTCGGCTTCGAGCAGGTGGGCAGTGGCCTTCAAACCGCCATTGCCAATGGCAGCGTGTCCAATGGCGTGGCCGTTCTGCTCTGCCTGCTGGTGTTCATGGGCCCGATGGCCAAGTCAGCCCAGTTCCCCCTGCACGTGTGGCTGCCCGATGCGATGGAGGGCCCTACACCGATCTCCGCCCTCATCCACGCCGCCACGATGGTGGCCGCTGGAGTGTTCCTCGTGGCCCGACTGCAGCCGGTGTATGTGCCGTTCCCCGAGGTGCAGGTGGTGATCGCCGTGATCGGCACGATCACCTTGTTTTTGGGGGCCTCAATCGCCCTCACCCAGATGGATCTCAAGAAGGGGCTGGCCTATAGCACCGTGAGTCAGCTGGGTTACATGATGCTTGCCATGGGCTGCGGCGCCCCAGTGGCGGGCATGTTCCACCTGGTGACCCACGCCTTCTTCAAGGCCATGCTCTTCCTGGGTTCAGGCTCGGTGATCCACGCCATGGAAGAGGTGGTGGGTCACGAGGCGGTTCTCGCGCAGGACATGCGCCTGATGGGAGGCCTGCGCAAGCACATGCCGATCACCAGCAGCACCTTCTTCATCGGCTGCCTGGCGATCAGCGGCATCCCTCCTCTGGCGGGCTTCTGGAGCAAAGACGAAATCCTCGGCCAGGCCTTCGGCAGCTTTCCGGTGCTTTGGGCCGCCGGCTTCATTACTGCCGGCATGACTGCATTCTATATGTTCCGGCTCTACTTCCTCACCTTCGAGGGCAGCTTCCGCGGCAACGACAAGGCCATGCAGGCTCAGCTGATGGCGGCCGCTGGCAAGAGCGCTGAAGACCATGGCGATGACCACGGCCACGCCCATGCCGAACACCCCCACGAGTCTGGCTGGCAAATGGCCATGCCCCTGGCGGTGTTAGCGGTGCCCTCGGTGCTGGTGGGCCTGCTGGGCGTGCCCTGGAACAGCAGATTCGGATTCCTGCTGGATCCCCATGAAGCCGCAGAAGTGGCCGAGCATTTCAGTTGGGGTGAATTCCTGCCCCTAGCCGGCGCCTCCGTGGCCGTTTCCCTGGTAGGCATCACCGTGGCGGTGCTGGCCTACGCCTTGCGCCGGATCGATCTGGGCACGGCTGTAGCCGGCCGCTTCCCCACGATCAACGCCTTCCTGGCCAACAAGTGGTATCTCGATGCCATCAACGACAAGCTGTTTGTGCAGGGCACCCGCAAGCTGGCCCGCTCCGTGTTGGAAGTGGATTCCAAAGTGGTCGACGGCGTGGTGAACCTCACCGGCCTGGTAACCCTCGGCAGCGGCGAAGGCCTCAAATACTTCGAAACCGGCCGGGCGCAGTTCTACGCCCTGATTGTGTTCGGAGGCGTGATCGCGCTGGTTGTGCTGTTCGGCGTCCTTGGGTGA
- a CDS encoding NnrU family protein, whose protein sequence is MLALLLGFAVIHSGGASLRYWGVERIGERAWRLLFAALSIPSAVVVIGYFLQHRYDGLRLWNLQDQPWIIPLVWCGTAISFLFLYPATYNLLEIPAVLKPQVRMYATGIIRISRHPQAIGQILWCCTHLLWIGSSFMVATCVGLIAHHLFAIWNGDRRLANRFGAAFEELRASTSVIPFRAVLDGRQQLVISEFLRPAQLGIVIAVGVFWWAHRFIGAGAVTFARTGLSHWLG, encoded by the coding sequence ATGCTGGCCTTGCTGCTGGGCTTTGCCGTGATCCACAGCGGTGGCGCTTCGCTGCGCTACTGGGGGGTTGAACGCATCGGCGAGCGGGCCTGGCGGCTGCTGTTTGCCGCGCTGAGCATTCCTTCGGCCGTCGTGGTGATCGGCTATTTCCTGCAACACCGCTACGACGGCCTGCGGCTCTGGAACCTGCAGGACCAACCCTGGATCATCCCGCTGGTGTGGTGCGGCACCGCGATCAGCTTTTTGTTTCTCTACCCGGCCACCTACAACCTGTTGGAGATTCCGGCCGTGTTGAAGCCGCAGGTGCGGATGTACGCCACCGGAATCATCCGAATCAGCCGCCACCCCCAAGCGATCGGCCAGATCCTCTGGTGCTGCACCCACCTGCTCTGGATCGGCAGCAGCTTCATGGTGGCCACCTGTGTGGGTCTGATCGCACACCACCTCTTCGCGATCTGGAACGGTGATCGGCGCCTGGCCAACCGCTTCGGGGCTGCCTTTGAGGAGTTGAGGGCCAGCACCTCAGTGATCCCGTTTCGCGCCGTGCTCGACGGCCGCCAGCAGCTCGTGATCAGCGAATTTCTCAGGCCGGCCCAGCTGGGGATCGTCATTGCCGTGGGTGTGTTCTGGTGGGCCCATCGCTTCATCGGCGCCGGCGCGGTGACATTTGCCCGCACCGGGCTTTCCCACTGGCTCGGATAG
- a CDS encoding NAD(P)H-quinone oxidoreductase subunit M: MADTLIKCTTRHVRIFTARVDNGQLVTDPHQLTLDLDPDNEFLWDNASQEALQQRFRELVEAHAGDDLNDYTLRRIGSDLEGKIRELLQAGQLRYNPDCRVLNYSMGLPQAPQSA, from the coding sequence ATGGCCGACACCCTGATCAAGTGCACCACCCGCCACGTGCGGATCTTCACCGCCCGCGTGGACAACGGCCAGCTGGTCACCGACCCCCACCAGCTCACCCTCGACCTGGACCCCGACAACGAATTCCTCTGGGACAACGCCAGCCAGGAGGCCCTGCAGCAGCGCTTCCGTGAGCTGGTGGAGGCCCATGCAGGCGACGACCTCAACGACTACACCCTCCGCCGCATCGGCTCCGACTTGGAAGGCAAGATCCGTGAGCTGCTGCAGGCCGGCCAGCTCCGCTACAACCCCGATTGCCGGGTGCTCAATTACTCCATGGGCCTGCCTCAGGCTCCCCAGAGCGCATGA
- the pds gene encoding 15-cis-phytoene desaturase, with the protein MRVAIAGAGLAGLACAKYLCDAGHTPVVVEARDVLGGKVAAWQDEDGDWYETGLHIFFGAYRNMRQLFKELNIEDRLQWKSHSMIFNQKETPGTYSRFDFPDLPAPFNGVAAILGNNDMLSWPEKISFGLGLVPAMLRGQQYVEECDQYSWTEWLKLHNIPERVNDEVFIAMAKALNFIDPDEISSTVVLTALNRFLQEGDGSKMAFLDGNPPQRLCQPIVDYVTERGGEVHLDSPLREIELNADGSVSGFRIGGIKGKEGFTLQADAYVSALPVDPFKLLLPEPWKQMPYFKKLDGLNGVPVINIHLWFDRKLTEIDHLLFSRSPLLSVYADMSNTCKEYEDPNRSMLELVFAPAKDWIGRSDEEIIAATMEELKRLFPMHFTGDDQAQLRKSIVVKTPLSVYKTVPGCQQLRPDQTSPIANFFLAGDYTMQRYLASMEGAVLSGKLCAEALAQSPLAMAPAA; encoded by the coding sequence ATGCGCGTCGCCATTGCTGGTGCTGGTCTGGCCGGTCTGGCCTGTGCCAAGTACCTCTGCGACGCAGGCCACACCCCGGTGGTGGTGGAAGCCCGCGATGTGTTGGGCGGCAAGGTGGCCGCCTGGCAAGACGAAGACGGTGACTGGTACGAGACCGGTCTTCACATCTTTTTTGGCGCGTATCGCAACATGCGCCAGCTGTTCAAGGAACTCAACATCGAGGACCGGCTCCAGTGGAAGAGCCACTCGATGATCTTCAACCAGAAAGAGACGCCCGGCACCTACAGCCGCTTTGATTTCCCAGATCTCCCGGCGCCTTTCAACGGGGTGGCGGCGATTCTCGGAAATAACGACATGCTGAGCTGGCCGGAGAAGATCTCCTTCGGCCTCGGTCTGGTGCCGGCGATGCTGCGCGGTCAGCAGTACGTGGAGGAGTGCGATCAATACTCCTGGACCGAGTGGTTGAAGCTGCACAACATCCCCGAGCGGGTGAACGATGAGGTGTTCATCGCCATGGCCAAGGCGCTGAATTTCATCGATCCCGATGAGATCTCCAGCACCGTGGTGCTCACGGCCCTCAACCGCTTCCTGCAGGAGGGTGATGGCTCGAAAATGGCCTTCCTCGATGGCAACCCACCTCAGCGGCTGTGCCAGCCGATCGTGGATTACGTCACCGAGCGCGGCGGTGAGGTGCATCTCGATTCGCCCCTGAGGGAGATCGAACTCAATGCCGATGGCAGCGTCAGCGGCTTCCGCATCGGTGGAATCAAAGGTAAGGAGGGCTTCACCCTGCAGGCTGACGCCTACGTGAGTGCCCTGCCGGTGGATCCATTCAAGCTGCTGCTGCCTGAGCCCTGGAAGCAGATGCCCTACTTCAAAAAGCTCGATGGCCTCAACGGCGTGCCCGTGATCAATATCCACCTCTGGTTTGATCGCAAGCTCACTGAGATCGATCACCTGTTGTTTAGCCGCAGCCCCCTGCTCAGCGTGTATGCCGACATGAGCAACACCTGTAAGGAGTACGAAGATCCCAATCGCTCCATGCTCGAGCTGGTGTTTGCTCCAGCGAAGGATTGGATCGGCCGTAGTGACGAGGAGATTATTGCCGCCACGATGGAAGAACTCAAGCGTCTGTTCCCGATGCACTTCACCGGGGATGATCAAGCACAGCTGCGCAAGTCGATCGTGGTGAAGACGCCTCTGTCGGTTTATAAAACCGTGCCGGGCTGCCAGCAGTTACGCCCGGATCAGACCTCCCCGATCGCCAACTTCTTCCTCGCCGGCGACTACACGATGCAGCGCTATCTGGCCTCAATGGAAGGCGCTGTGCTCAGTGGCAAATTGTGTGCTGAGGCCTTGGCTCAGTCACCTCTCGCCATGGCGCCAGCTGCTTGA
- a CDS encoding response regulator — protein sequence MTIRILLVEDNEMNRDMLSRRLSRKGFEVLMAVDGQQAIEMTSQVSPDLILMDMSLPVLDGWEATRRLKADPASSGIPVIGLTAHAMDGDREKCLQAGCDEYDTKPIDLPRLLEKISAQLDRVGKVL from the coding sequence ATGACAATCCGAATTCTGCTAGTTGAAGACAATGAGATGAACCGCGATATGCTTTCGCGCCGTTTATCCCGTAAAGGTTTTGAGGTATTGATGGCCGTTGATGGTCAGCAAGCCATCGAAATGACCTCTCAGGTCAGCCCCGATCTCATCTTGATGGATATGAGCTTGCCTGTTCTGGATGGCTGGGAGGCCACACGCCGGTTGAAGGCCGATCCTGCTTCGTCGGGTATCCCAGTGATTGGTCTCACGGCCCATGCCATGGACGGTGATCGTGAAAAGTGTTTGCAGGCTGGCTGCGACGAGTACGACACCAAGCCAATTGATCTACCGCGTTTGTTGGAGAAAATCTCCGCCCAATTAGATCGTGTTGGCAAGGTGCTGTGA
- a CDS encoding response regulator: protein MAHTGPAPAASLEVEARSIARRVRRGAIAWFCLITALLLGSGGYSFYRLRQTILTLTDQKVEAIGNNLISQLKISDAIYRRMSLGGARFLESDYLALGDPELLPVSVARSGQPLPGLRFGGQLLTDRKDLLENVVAKMGGTATVFALNQQGEFVRVVTNVRDEKGVLAVGTLLHPGGDAERALKRGDQFLGVVEILGQLYFATYIPIRDRSGGIIGAFYSGYLIDSLKEITRTVRDVRILEKGFIAVQDPDGDIELWSSSVTKQQVDTVLGGLLATSRDSSTNRDGYAISTRLFAPWKSRVFIASYTPDIDRRARQLTIGVLGVTVLVIFLVLVLSWFVSRRLTQALIEGESARRVAQFEERAALKARQEAEEANQAKSAFLANMSHELRTPMNAIIGYSEMLIEEAEDLEPDEMADDLQKILSAGRHLLGLINDVLDLSKIEAGKMTLYLEDFDVPELLDGVVSTVGSLLERNRNKLSLDSSSDVGVMHADVTKVRQCLLNLLSNASKFTEDGVISVRVSVVDGHGDEDSAECVQFAVSDTGIGMTDEQMARLFQSFSQADSSTTRKYGGTGLGLAISRRFARLMGGDITVSSEVGVGSTFTLTVPRVVSEVTSASGEVHAVPATPGAITEPSDPEGMPVVAARGTVLIIDDDPASADLVRRHLQTEGFRAVIAQSGEQGIDLARQLVPDAITLDVMMPGLDGWDVLQTIKSDPSLCSIPVVMMSVLDNHLLARSLGASGWLHKPLHRPELKQLLSAIQSSGGPEPPRLLVVEDEPANAEWLRKLLERRGWLVVHAANGHEALAEIAHVRPSLILLDLMMPEMDGLQFLERLRLNPLAASIPVVVLTAKDLTPDDHRRLNGRVADVLTKGNITAVSLLDQINAILSVKA, encoded by the coding sequence ATGGCCCATACAGGCCCTGCACCTGCCGCTTCGCTCGAGGTTGAGGCTCGCTCCATTGCTCGTCGGGTTAGGCGTGGTGCAATCGCCTGGTTTTGTCTCATTACTGCACTGCTTCTAGGGTCTGGCGGCTACAGCTTTTATCGGCTGCGGCAAACCATCCTCACGCTTACAGATCAGAAGGTTGAAGCGATTGGTAATAACCTCATCAGCCAGCTCAAGATTTCGGATGCGATCTACCGCCGCATGTCGCTCGGTGGTGCGCGCTTCCTTGAGTCTGATTATCTAGCTCTCGGTGATCCCGAGCTCTTGCCTGTTTCGGTAGCTCGGTCTGGTCAGCCGCTGCCCGGCTTGCGTTTTGGCGGTCAGCTCCTCACAGACCGTAAGGACTTGCTGGAGAATGTTGTTGCAAAGATGGGAGGTACTGCCACTGTCTTCGCACTAAATCAACAAGGTGAGTTCGTTCGTGTGGTCACGAATGTGCGTGATGAGAAAGGAGTTCTTGCTGTTGGAACATTGCTCCATCCAGGTGGCGATGCTGAGCGTGCCTTGAAGCGAGGAGATCAGTTTCTTGGTGTTGTTGAGATTCTCGGACAGCTATATTTTGCTACTTATATCCCTATCCGTGATCGATCTGGCGGGATCATTGGCGCGTTTTATAGTGGCTATCTAATTGATTCTTTGAAGGAGATTACGCGCACGGTAAGGGATGTTCGCATCCTTGAGAAAGGTTTTATAGCCGTGCAAGACCCTGATGGCGATATAGAGTTGTGGTCGAGCTCCGTCACAAAGCAGCAGGTTGATACGGTTCTTGGTGGCTTGCTCGCAACATCGCGTGACTCCTCGACAAACCGGGATGGTTATGCAATCTCAACGAGGCTCTTTGCGCCTTGGAAATCTCGTGTTTTTATCGCATCTTACACGCCTGATATTGATCGGCGCGCGCGCCAGTTAACGATTGGTGTGCTGGGAGTCACCGTTTTGGTGATTTTCTTGGTGTTGGTGCTCTCTTGGTTCGTGAGTCGTCGCCTCACCCAGGCTCTGATTGAGGGCGAATCGGCAAGGCGTGTTGCTCAGTTTGAAGAGCGTGCTGCCCTGAAGGCACGCCAAGAGGCTGAAGAGGCGAACCAGGCCAAAAGTGCTTTTCTCGCCAACATGAGCCATGAGCTGAGAACGCCCATGAATGCCATCATCGGCTACAGCGAGATGCTGATTGAAGAGGCGGAGGATCTGGAGCCAGATGAGATGGCCGACGATTTGCAAAAAATCCTCTCCGCAGGCCGTCATCTCCTTGGCCTGATTAATGATGTCCTGGATCTTTCCAAGATCGAGGCAGGCAAGATGACGCTCTATCTGGAAGATTTCGATGTGCCTGAGCTTCTCGATGGAGTTGTCTCCACGGTTGGCTCACTGCTTGAGCGAAATCGTAACAAGTTGAGTCTAGATTCTTCGTCTGATGTGGGTGTGATGCATGCCGACGTCACCAAGGTGCGTCAATGCCTGTTAAATCTGCTCAGCAACGCCAGTAAATTCACTGAGGATGGAGTGATTAGCGTCAGGGTCTCAGTGGTAGATGGCCATGGTGATGAAGACAGTGCCGAGTGCGTTCAATTTGCGGTTTCAGATACTGGAATTGGCATGACAGATGAGCAAATGGCGCGTCTGTTCCAGAGTTTCAGCCAGGCTGACAGCAGCACCACCCGCAAGTACGGAGGTACAGGTTTGGGTCTCGCGATTAGCCGGCGCTTTGCTCGATTAATGGGTGGCGACATCACCGTTAGCAGTGAAGTGGGTGTTGGCAGTACCTTCACCCTCACGGTTCCTCGGGTGGTGAGCGAGGTCACCTCGGCCAGCGGTGAGGTCCATGCTGTGCCGGCGACGCCTGGAGCAATCACGGAACCCTCTGATCCCGAGGGCATGCCAGTGGTTGCAGCAAGGGGTACGGTTTTGATTATCGATGATGATCCTGCCTCCGCTGATCTTGTTCGCCGTCATCTACAAACGGAAGGTTTTAGGGCGGTTATTGCCCAGTCTGGTGAACAGGGCATCGATTTGGCCCGTCAGCTGGTCCCGGATGCGATCACGCTTGATGTGATGATGCCCGGTCTTGATGGCTGGGATGTGTTGCAAACCATCAAGTCAGATCCTTCTCTCTGCAGCATTCCCGTCGTGATGATGAGTGTGCTTGACAATCATTTACTGGCGCGTTCTCTGGGTGCCAGCGGCTGGTTGCATAAGCCTCTGCATCGACCTGAGCTCAAACAACTGCTGTCGGCTATCCAGTCCAGCGGCGGGCCTGAACCGCCACGTTTGCTTGTGGTGGAAGACGAGCCTGCCAATGCAGAGTGGCTGCGCAAACTCTTAGAGCGTCGAGGTTGGTTGGTGGTTCACGCTGCTAACGGGCATGAAGCCTTGGCTGAGATTGCCCATGTGCGGCCCTCGTTGATTCTGCTGGATCTGATGATGCCAGAGATGGATGGGTTGCAGTTTCTCGAGCGATTACGCTTAAATCCCCTGGCGGCTTCGATACCTGTTGTTGTTCTTACAGCAAAAGACCTAACTCCGGACGACCACCGACGCCTTAACGGCAGGGTCGCAGATGTGCTCACAAAGGGCAATATTACTGCAGTATCTTTGCTCGATCAAATCAATGCAATTCTTTCGGTGAAGGCCTAA
- a CDS encoding DUF3172 domain-containing protein, whose amino-acid sequence MTRSRNSRGYDDDRYGYPDERRGREPRGRNPYGKPPGGPGGGPSGGNGFQFNVASGAILAGVLVVGIGIGTGISSTTQGDQGNIASSQQLDMAVPDPEFCRQWGASAFVMDIELYTTMNPSTSFVTQPALKPGCVIRRENWSVLQKQGAVTSEQMRQCKQRMNTFAYIGSVKDKPIVRCVYQTDISENKFLTKGVADDTVGITPEADQF is encoded by the coding sequence ATGACCCGATCCCGCAACAGCCGCGGCTACGACGACGATCGCTACGGCTATCCAGACGAGCGGCGCGGGCGTGAACCCCGCGGCCGCAACCCCTACGGCAAACCTCCCGGCGGCCCAGGTGGCGGACCCAGTGGTGGCAATGGCTTCCAGTTCAACGTGGCTAGCGGGGCCATCCTCGCGGGCGTCTTGGTGGTGGGCATCGGCATCGGCACCGGGATTTCCAGCACCACCCAGGGCGATCAGGGCAACATCGCCAGCTCGCAGCAGCTCGATATGGCTGTGCCCGATCCGGAATTCTGTCGGCAGTGGGGCGCCAGCGCCTTCGTGATGGACATCGAGCTGTACACCACGATGAATCCCAGTACCAGTTTCGTGACGCAGCCTGCGCTCAAGCCAGGCTGCGTGATCCGCCGGGAGAACTGGAGCGTGCTGCAGAAGCAAGGTGCGGTGACCTCCGAGCAGATGCGTCAATGCAAACAACGCATGAACACCTTTGCCTACATCGGTTCGGTGAAAGACAAGCCGATCGTGCGCTGCGTCTACCAAACCGACATCAGCGAAAACAAGTTCCTCACCAAGGGCGTCGCTGACGACACCGTTGGCATCACCCCCGAAGCTGATCAGTTCTGA
- a CDS encoding response regulator — translation MSTASEAHQQNLADLRHDLCTPINQILGYSEMLEEDAAASQQQEFVDDLRKIQRAATSLLTMIRERLTEAPPLASSQHEVPSFAFEVPPDLEEEAGSDVGFRSAEATLPGRILVVDDDELNRDVLAERLSRQGHVVTTACDGEDALLQAKRTSFDLILLDVMMPRLDGYGTLKALKNDDRLRSIPVIMISALDELSSVVRCIEIGAEDYLPKPFNATLLRARIGACLRDKARHDEEVKLYEELLQSQQCLQRELKRSDQAMTAIDPSLRDDPRFQPLFSAIDSMTGAIQRRESDLRHTMKGLEIQINRQALKVQVGSIVSNPSFSALSERARAMRERRQRRGGTK, via the coding sequence ATGTCTACTGCATCTGAAGCTCATCAACAGAATCTGGCTGATCTCCGCCATGACCTCTGTACGCCAATTAACCAGATCCTTGGTTATAGCGAGATGTTGGAGGAGGATGCAGCTGCTTCCCAGCAGCAGGAGTTTGTCGACGACTTGCGCAAAATCCAACGCGCTGCTACCAGCCTGTTGACAATGATTCGCGAGCGTCTAACGGAAGCCCCGCCTCTCGCATCTTCGCAACATGAGGTTCCATCCTTTGCTTTTGAGGTTCCTCCAGACTTAGAGGAGGAAGCTGGATCAGACGTTGGCTTTCGGTCAGCGGAGGCCACCTTGCCTGGCCGGATTCTTGTGGTTGATGATGACGAGCTTAACCGCGATGTTCTGGCGGAACGTTTGAGCAGGCAGGGCCATGTCGTCACAACAGCCTGCGATGGAGAGGACGCTTTGCTTCAAGCTAAGCGAACGAGTTTTGACCTCATTCTGCTTGATGTGATGATGCCTCGTCTGGATGGATATGGAACCTTGAAGGCTCTAAAGAATGACGATCGGCTCCGATCTATTCCTGTGATTATGATCAGCGCGCTGGATGAGCTCTCCAGTGTGGTGCGGTGCATTGAGATTGGCGCAGAAGATTATTTGCCTAAGCCTTTTAACGCCACTCTTTTGAGGGCGCGAATTGGTGCTTGTCTGCGTGACAAAGCGCGCCACGATGAAGAGGTGAAGCTGTATGAGGAGCTGCTGCAAAGTCAACAATGCTTGCAGCGCGAACTCAAGCGCTCCGATCAGGCAATGACGGCTATTGACCCGTCCCTTCGCGATGACCCGCGTTTTCAGCCTCTGTTCTCCGCCATCGACAGCATGACTGGAGCCATCCAGCGGCGCGAAAGCGATCTTCGCCACACGATGAAGGGCCTGGAGATTCAGATCAATCGTCAGGCTCTCAAGGTCCAGGTTGGCTCGATCGTGTCGAATCCGTCATTTTCGGCCCTCTCAGAGCGGGCCCGGGCCATGCGCGAGCGTCGCCAGCGGCGTGGAGGAACGAAATGA
- a CDS encoding LysR family transcriptional regulator has product MADLPFTLDQLRILRAIASEGSFKKAADSLYVTQPAVSLQIQNLEKQLNVSLFDRGGRKAQLTEAGHLLLSYCDRILSQCQEACRALDDLHNLKGGSLIVGASQTTGTYLMPRMIGLFRQKYPEVAVQLQVHSTRRTGWSVANGQIDLAIIGGELPSELNELLQVLPYASDELALVLPTKHPLARLAELTKDDLYRLGFVCLDAQSTTRKMVDQLLARSGLDVSRLKIEMELNSFEAIKNAVQSGLGAAFLPVVSIERELAAGSLHRPSLADLSVRRQLKLISHPSRYCSRAADAFRKEVLPVFASPDSPLRRPLLQNQAPAAEVPATDQN; this is encoded by the coding sequence ATGGCTGATCTGCCCTTCACTCTTGATCAGTTGCGCATCCTGCGGGCGATTGCCAGCGAGGGCAGCTTCAAGAAGGCGGCCGACAGCCTCTATGTGACGCAGCCGGCCGTGAGCCTGCAAATCCAGAATCTGGAGAAGCAGCTCAATGTGTCGCTCTTCGATCGGGGCGGCCGCAAGGCCCAGCTCACCGAAGCAGGCCATCTGCTGCTGAGCTACTGCGACCGCATCCTGAGCCAGTGCCAGGAGGCCTGCCGCGCCCTCGATGATCTTCACAACCTCAAGGGCGGCTCGCTGATCGTGGGTGCTAGCCAGACCACGGGCACCTATCTGATGCCGCGGATGATCGGTCTGTTTCGCCAGAAATATCCCGAGGTGGCCGTGCAGCTCCAGGTGCATAGCACCCGTCGCACGGGCTGGAGCGTGGCCAACGGCCAGATCGATCTGGCGATCATCGGTGGGGAGCTGCCCAGCGAACTCAACGAGCTGTTGCAGGTGCTTCCTTACGCCAGCGATGAGCTGGCCCTAGTGCTGCCCACCAAGCACCCCCTGGCGCGGTTGGCTGAGCTCACCAAGGATGATCTCTACCGGCTCGGCTTCGTCTGCCTGGATGCCCAGTCCACCACTCGCAAGATGGTGGATCAGCTGTTGGCGCGCTCCGGGCTGGATGTGTCGCGGCTCAAGATCGAGATGGAACTCAACTCGTTTGAAGCGATCAAAAATGCAGTGCAGAGCGGCCTTGGGGCAGCCTTCCTGCCGGTTGTGTCGATTGAGCGAGAGCTAGCTGCCGGCAGCCTGCATCGCCCCAGCCTGGCCGACCTTTCGGTGCGCCGGCAGCTGAAGCTGATCAGCCATCCCTCGCGCTACTGCTCACGGGCAGCGGATGCATTCCGCAAAGAAGTGCTGCCGGTGTTTGCCAGCCCCGACAGCCCTCTGCGCCGCCCGTTGCTCCAGAACCAGGCACCTGCTGCCGAGGTGCCGGCCACCGATCAGAACTGA